Proteins co-encoded in one Brassica oleracea var. oleracea cultivar TO1000 chromosome C4, BOL, whole genome shotgun sequence genomic window:
- the LOC106338842 gene encoding uncharacterized protein LOC106338842, producing MQILGLRLADGEKIPSLGFIYGELLVAKNSIKETTDHLEKNYQPIFKIIDEKMKGWLDSPLHMAAYFLNPFYFYKDPNIQCDLEVIDGSITCVETFYHGDFEKQGLVVNHEVNLYKNRNGSFGRNLAMTGWNWWSTYGCGTPHLQKLAKRILAWTSSSSGCERNWSSFEAIHKKRLDVNRLNSLVYVQLNARLFNKHQKIRENNVDVIFDDGNEDTVGDWLVEHVEEMDSDVNFVLTTQAPRVRDLYDDDFESEDEDIVDMKFESDVFQEDPIFHDSQPLQ from the exons ATGCAAATTTTGGGTCTGAGGCTTGCTGATGGAGAGAAGATTCCTTCTCTTGGTTTTATTTATGGCGAGCTCTTAGTGGCTAAGAATTCTATCAAAGAAACTACTGACCATTTGGAGAAGAACTACCAGCCTATTTTTAAGATCATTGATGAGAAGATGAAAGGTTGGTTGGATTCTCCTTTGCATATGGCTGCTTACTTCCTCAATCCATTCTACTTCTACAAAGACCCCAATATTCAGTGTGACTTGGAGGTTATAGACGGATCCATCACGTGTGTAGAGACATTCTATCATGGTGATTTTGAAAAGCAAGGTTTAGTTGTCAATCATGAAGTTAATCTATACAAGAACAGAAATGGCTCTTTTGGTAGAAACTTGGCAATGACAGGCT GGAATTGGTGGTCGACGTATGGATGTGGTACACCACATCTGCAGAAGTTAGCAAAAAGGATCCTTGCTTGGACATCTAGTTCCTCTGGCTGTGAAAGAAACTGGAGCAGCTTTGAAGCG ATACACAAAAAAAGGCTAGATGTGAATAGGCTAAACAGTCTAGTCTATGTCCAATTAAATGCAAGATTGTTTAACAAACACCAAAAGATAAGAGAAAACAATGTTGATGTCATCTTCGATGATGGTAATGAAGACACTGTTGGAGATTGGCTTGTGGAGCATGTAGAAGAAATGGACAGTGATGTTAATTTTGTGCTTACCACCCAAGCCCCAAGAGTAAGAGATCTATATGATGATGATTTTGAATCAGAAGATGAAGATATTGTGGACATGAAGTTTGAATCTGATGTCTTCCAAGAAGATCCTATCTTTCATGATTCTCAGCCTCTTCAGTAG
- the LOC106338843 gene encoding mitochondrial uncoupling protein 5-like — MGLKGFAEGGIASIVVGCSTHPLDLIKVRMQLQGESASIQTNLRPALAFQTSSAVHAPSPPPRVGIITIGSRIIRQEGTHALFSGVSATVLRQTLYSMTLMGLYDILKTKWTDPETKTIPTAAPIPPSMNPADVAMVRVQADGRLPVVDRRNYKSVLDAIAQMVRGEGVTLLWRGSSMTINRAMLVTASQLATYDSVKETILEKGLMRDGLGTHVTSSFAAGFVASVASNPVDVIKTRVMNMKVEAGKTAPYKGAVDCALKTVRAEGIMALYKGFLPTVSRQAPFTMFMPVVLICFHSMFSILSENSSR, encoded by the coding sequence ATGGGTCTCAAGGGTTTCGCTGAAGGAGGGATCGCGTCGATCGTAGTGGGCTGTTCGACCCACCCGCTTGATCTAATCAAGGTTCGAATGCAGCTCCAAGGCGAATCAGCCTCGATTCAGACAAATCTCCGACCAGCTCTTGCTTTCCAGACTTCCTCCGCCGTTCACGCGCCTTCGCCTCCTCCGCGCGTGGGTATAATCACCATCGGATCTCGCATTATCAGACAAGAAGGCACGCACGCTCTCTTCTCCGGCGTCTCCGCCACCGTTCTCCGCCAGACTCTCTACTCGATGACTCTTATGGGTCTATACGACATCCTGAAAACCAAATGGACCGACCCGGAAACCAAAACCATACCGACGGCGGCGCCGATACCTCCTTCGATGAACCCGGCGGATGTTGCCATGGTGCGCGTGCAAGCCGACGGGAGGCTCCCGGTGGTCGACCGTAGGAACTACAAGAGCGTTTTGGACGCCATCGCGCAGATGGTTCGCGGCGAAGGCGTCACGTTGCTGTGGAGAGGTTCGTCGATGACGATAAACAGAGCGATGCTTGTGACGGCGTCGCAGCTGGCTACGTACGACTCGGTGAAAGAGACGATTTTGGAGAAAGGGTTGATGAGAGACGGGCTCGGGACTCACGTGACGTCGAGCTTCGCGGCGGGGTTTGTGGCTTCGGTCGCGTCGAACCCAGTGGATGTGATCAAGACGAGAGTGATGAATATGAAGGTGGAGGCGGGGAAAACGGCACCGTATAAGGGAGCGGTTGATTGCGCTTTGAAGACAGTGAGAGCTGAAGGGATCATGGCTTTATACAAGGGGTTTTTGCCGACGGTGTCGAGACAAGCACCATTCACGATGTTTATGCCGGTGGTGTTAATATGTTTTCATTCTATGTTTTCTATTTTGAGTGAAAATTCAAGTAGATAG